In Helianthus annuus cultivar XRQ/B chromosome 9, HanXRQr2.0-SUNRISE, whole genome shotgun sequence, the following are encoded in one genomic region:
- the LOC110880346 gene encoding leucine-rich repeat extensin-like protein 5: protein MEEDEDPTEPARGTPTHPIKISDGSSYHGPQYQGPDSFMALFDQHEWYYTPSQHESSQQQQHQRDPSEDPHFEAVTPPPPPATQPVIPDPPRRRRSNARMSTRGGDFHFSTPRHSSGSHYPSLPEEGPSSPAHEANSAPVARNSPPFGDDRPLPPYATNYNPFEPTSRAHYNYNYERDPYVVAARYDARYPDRAQGPPRAPDYSAHGYPAPPRPPAPQAQPRFSPPEQEEILQRLDRVEREFEEEKKSHRGFLKGLASLLKGKKKKRDH, encoded by the coding sequence ATGGAAGAAGACGAGGATCCTACCGAGCCagcgcgtggtacgcccacgcatccgatcaAAATCTCTGATGGATCATCATACCATGGTCCACAATACCAAGGCCctgacagctttatggccttgttcgACCAGCATGAGTGGTATTACACACCATCTCAGCATGAGTCGtcgcagcagcagcaacatcagCGAGATCCTTCTGAGGACCCGCACTTTGAGGCAGTGACACCACCGCCTCCCCCAGCTACTCAGCCGGTAATACCCGATCCGCCAAGGCGGAGAAGATCAAACGCAAGAATGTCTACTCGTggaggggatttccactttagcaccccacGACATTCAAGTGGTAGTCATTACCCATCCTTACCGGAGGAAGGGCCTTCAAGCCCAGCTCACGAGGCGAACTCAGCACCGGTTGCACGTAATTCGCCGCCATTTGGGGACGACCGCCCGCTACCTCCATATGCAACAAATTATAATCCATTTGAGCCAACATCGCGCGCgcactacaactacaactacgaGCGCGACCCCTACGTGGTAGCGGCCAGGTATGACGCCCGCTACCCAGATAGAGCTCAAGGACCTCCAAGAGcgccagattactcagctcatgggtatcccgCGCCACCAAGACCTCCAGCTCCTCAagcacaaccacgattttctcctcccgAGCAAGAGGAGATACTCCAGCGATTAGATCGCGTGGAGAGAGAGTTTGAGGAAGAAAAGAAGAGCCACCGAGGCTTCCTGAAGGGCTTGGCAAGCCTATTGAAGGGCAAGAAGAAAAAGCGAGACCACTAG
- the LOC110877019 gene encoding uncharacterized protein LOC110877019: MMIVSSPSSFKEKNQFIICSFLNPIPANLKDLMTTTISIKPIPAACYGPRKTLIITMTMKKQEFHKQIASQPRRLLQLQQQQQQADHVQNKKHRDFGQFVAREAVLDEEYWTAAWLRAETHWENRTDDRFADSYKKKFAEQEFNALKRQSETKLGQKSACIVTVKKENANERHIVLKSVVGTLDVSIRPFLLGETFPGEKVKAPIFHSTDRKEPKSQYGYIANLCVAKSARRQGIARNMLHFSIDFAVSDGAGQVYVHVHRNNIAAQELYEKIGFKVVELASPQLSRDKMYLLCYRP; the protein is encoded by the exons ATGATGATTGTCTCATCTCCATCTAGTTTTAAAGAAAAGAATCAGTTTATCATATGTTCTTTCCTCAATCCAATACCCGCGAATTTGAAAGATTTAATGACGACGACCATCAGTATCAAACCGATTCCTGCTGCTTGTTATGGACCCAGAAAAACTCTCATAATCACAAT GACCATGAAGAAACAAGAATTTCACAAACAGATTGCAAGTCAACCCCGTCGTCTTCTTCAGttgcagcagcagcagcagcaggctGATCATGTTCAAAACAAGAAACATAGGGACTTTGGGCAGTTTGTAGCACGTGAGGCCGTACTTGATGAAGAATATTGG ACTGCAGCTTGGTTAAGAGCGGAAACTCACTGGGAAAATAGGACAGATGATAG ATTTGCTGACagctacaaaaagaaatttgCAGAGCAG GAGTTTAATGCACTAAAACGCCAATCAgaaacaaaactcggacaaaagAGTGCCTGCATTGTCACG GTTAAGAAAGAAAACGCGAATGAGAGACATATTGTTTTAAAGAGTGTAGTCGGAACGCTTGATGTCAGCATTCGCCCTTTCTTACTCGGGGAGACCTTTCCAGGG GAGAAAGTCAAAGCACCTATATTTCACAGCACAGATAGAAAAGAGCCGAAAAGCCAATACGGTTACATTGCAAACCTATGTGTAGCGAAATCCGCACGCAGACAGGGAATTGCAAGGAACATGTTACATTTTTCCATTGATTTTGCTGTATCAGATG GTGCAGGACAAGTGTATGTGCATGTACATAGGAACAACATAGCTGCACAAGAATTGTACGAAAAAATAGGATTTAAGGTGGTTGAATTAGCCAGCCCTCAATTGTCGCGTGATAAAATGTACTTACTTTGCTACAGACCTTGA
- the LOC110877017 gene encoding mediator of RNA polymerase II transcription subunit 20a: protein MPIKWVLPWQPNAGHTVNSQILAEVSQCVVESINGLKEGKWKATLSFYRPLLKDQANAAEFPRDFLGISLPEQPNKYYFVLRGHRLVVEADSTIQTIMEKLQSYKTRVALNFEGFQYQLGDFQLRVGKVVSIQSESLRGIVMEMEYKPSSSWEKSHKIMGEFFDIWQEALSKRQLPGHFVHMEPNFGEYGLSGQYTLQHTAVQYATLMLQMIASVQAVRN from the exons ATGCCTATCAaatg GGTTTTGCCCTGGCAGCCGAATGCAGGGCATACGGTGAACAGTCAAATACTGGCGGAGGTATCCCAGTGTGTTGTTGAGAGCATCAACGGTCTCAAGGAGGGTAAATGGAAAGCTACCCTCAGCTTCTACAGGCCTCTTCTCAAAG ATCAAGCAAATGCAGCAGAATTCCCCCGTGATTTTTTGGGAATTTCACTCCCTGAGCAGCCCAATAAGTATTACTTTGTCTTAAGAGGACATCGCTTAGTTGTTGAAGCAGATTCCACTATCCAAACTATAATGGAGAAACTTCAGTCTTACAAAACCAGAGTCGCACTCAATTTTGAG GGATTTCAATATCAGCTTGGTGATTTCCAGTTGAGGGTTGGTAAAGTCGTTTCAATTCAATCCGAAAGCTTAAGGGGCATTGTTATGGAG ATGGAATACAAGCCGAGTTCTTCATGGGAAAAGTCCCACAAAATCATGGGCGAGTTTTTCGACATATGGCAAGAAGCTTTGTCGAAACGACAGTTGCCGGGTCATTTTGTACACATGGAACCGAATTTTGGAGAGTACGGGCTCTCTGGGCAATACACACTGCAACACACAGCTGTTCAGTATGCCACACTTATGCTGCAGATGATTGCTTCTGTTCAAGCAGTTAGAAACTAG
- the LOC110877018 gene encoding uncharacterized protein LOC110877018 has translation MTVLRSRKTQPPNVEIEPSTPAKEVEASSSSFHNTHTSDSNLGLRRSARLSLNRTSFNNNAAGRCKRKAVNDDLDKESATVRLPLDLDTPVKAPTLDVQDSDVGNRCLRLRSGKKLVKPEANKNEKETQVEANIDGVSEGCVVIEEEQVPVDCEQMDVGVNGAVKTDRNEEKGKGKIVEGSSSSDFSVTDYLNDADDLVVGPEEGGLMDTVMAESSNKIDPKERFKNVAKVNASRFAHFSVQEEDEEDADEDELEPQTEPNGDVEDWPGPFSTAMKIIKDRSSNTSTEQAKKSESVPVIWVPKKNNQDRFVNVPPSLEELCMEIMAENVDAITSLESVPDALRHKLTQALCDSRKMNHHFFNLLASRSPSEIRIKDCSWLNEEQFTKTFEAIDASNLTVLQLDQCGRCLPDYVLYDTLTHFPSKLSALTNISLKGACRLSDAGLNALITSASSLRSINLRCCSLLTSNAINNLADKLGSVLNELYIDECFGIDAKRILPALFKLQHLEVLSISRSETVNDSFITQFVAVQGHKMKELVLADCTKLTDRGLKAIATSCPDLCAIDLTNVCKLTDASLGHLANGCQTIQTMKFCRNTFSDEAVAAYLEARGGSLTELSLNHVDKVGNHTALSLAKHAKKLQCLDLSWCREMTDEGLGLIVDSCCLSLKMLKLFGCTQITNVFTHGHSNENVKIVGLQGSQILKNIVAPDLLPLRYSSV, from the exons ATGACGGTTTTAAGGTCCAGAAAAACTCAACCTCCTAATGTTGAAATCGAACCCTCAACACCCGCAAAGGAAGTTGAGGCTTCGTCTTCTTCATTTCACAACACCCATACTTCAGATTCCAATCTTGGCTTGAGACGCAGTGCCAGACTCTCTTTGAATCGGACTTCGTTTAACAATAATGCTGCTGGTAGATGTAAAAGAAAGGCTGTAAATGATGATCTAGATAAAGAGTCTGCTACTGTTAGGCTTCCATTAGACTTAGATACTCCTGTGAAGGCCCCAACTTTAGACGTTCAAGACAGTGACGTAGGAAACCGATGTTTACGACTGCGGTCCGGCAAGAAACTTGTCAAACCAGAAGCTAACAAGAATGAAAAGGAAACACAAGTTGAGGCTAATATTGATGGAGTTAGTGAAGGGTGTGTTGTAATTGAGGAAGAACAGGTGCCGGTTGATTGTGAACAAATGGATGTTGGTGTCAATGGTGCTGTTAAAACGGATAGGAATGAAGAAAAGGGGAAAGGGAAAATAGTTGAGGGTAGTTCATCGTCGGATTTCAGTGTTACGGATTATTTGAACGATGCGGATGATTTGGTTGTGGGACCTGAAGAAGGCGGTTTGATGGATACTGTAATGGCTGAGTCTAGCAATAAAATCGATCCTAAAGAACGGTTTAAGAATGTAGCCAAAGTGAACGCATCACGGTTTGCGCATTTCTCTGTTCaagaggaagatgaagaagatgcGGATGAAGATGAACTCGAACCACAAACGGAACCCAACGGTGACGTGGAGGATTGGCCCGGTCCGTTTTCAACTGCTATGAAGATAATCAAAGACCGATCTTCAAACACGTCGACTGAACAGGCGAAGAAGAGTGAATCCGTTCCGGTGATATGGGTTCCCAAGAAAAACAACCAGGATCGGTTTGTGAACGTGCCACCATCGTTAGAAGAGTTATGCATGGAAATAATGGCTGAAAATGTCGATGCGATAACGTCACTTGAAAGCGTGCCTGATGCACTTAGACACAAGCTTACACAAGCACTTTGTGACTcgagaaaaatgaaccaccatTTTTTTAACCTGCTTGCAAGCCGGTCTCCTTCTGAGATACGTATAAAAGATTGTTCGTGGTTAAACGAGGAGCAATTCACTAAAACGTTTGAAGCAATTGATGCTAGTAATCTCACT GTACTACAACTGGATCAGTGTGGAAGATGTTTACCAGATTATGTTTTATACGATACATTGACTCATTTCCCTAGTAAACTGTCTGCGTTAACTAACATATCGTTGAAAGGTGCATGCCGGCTTTCGGACGCTGGGCTAAACGCTCTAATCACTTCTGCATCTTCGTTACGATCGATTAATCTCAGGTGCTGTTCATTGCTCACGTCCAATGCTATCAACAACTTAGCTGATAAGTTAGGCTCGGTGCTTAACGAGTTGTACATTGACGAGTGTTTCGGTATTGATGCTAAAAGGATTCTTCCCGCATTGTTTAAGCTACAACATTTGGAAGTGCTGTCTATCTCTCGGTCTGAAACCGTTAACGATTCTTTCATCACACAATTTGTCGCTGTTCAAGGTCATAAAATGAAAGAGCTTGTGTTGGCAGATTGCAC GAAATTGACCGATAGAGGGTTAAAAGCCATTGCAACAAGTTGTCCTGATTTATGTGCAATAGATTTGACCAATGTGTGTAAGTTGACCGATGCATCACTAGGACATCTTGCTAATGGTTGTCAAACAATTCAAACGATGAAATTTTGCCGTAACACATTCAG TGATGAAGCTGTAGCTGCATATCTTGAAGCCCGTGGAGGGTCTTTGACGGAACTATCGCTAAATCATGTTGATAAG GTTGGTAACCACACTGCTCTATCACTTGCCAAACATGCGAAAAAGTTGCAATGTCTGGATCTGTCTTGGTGTCGGGAAATGACAGATGAAGGGCTAGGATTGATTGTAGATAGCTGCTGCTTATCGCTGAAAATGCTGAAATTGTTTGGGTGCACTCAGATTACAAATGTGTTTACACATGGACACTCGAATGAAAATGTGAAAATTGTTGGTTTGCAAGGAAGTCAAATATTGAAGAACATTGTGGCTCCTGATCTTTTACCATTACGGTACTCATCGGTCTGA